One window from the genome of Flavobacteriales bacterium encodes:
- a CDS encoding DNA-3-methyladenine glycosylase — MVKLPRDFYLQEDVVHVARSLIGKFLVTCFGNVQTSGMIIETEAYAGEIDKASHAFGNRRTKRTETMFGEGGTAYVYLCYGIHHLFNVVTNQKDIPHAVLIRALRPVDGKEVIRERRNGMKDEKKWCAGPGTLSQSLGIRTEHDGMNLSGTSIWLEDRGVQVSSGDILSGPRVGVDYAGDHALWPYRFLYQPQDK, encoded by the coding sequence ATCGTAAAACTCCCCCGTGATTTTTACCTTCAGGAGGATGTGGTTCATGTTGCACGATCCCTGATCGGAAAATTTCTGGTGACCTGTTTCGGAAATGTGCAGACTTCAGGAATGATCATTGAAACCGAGGCCTATGCCGGCGAGATTGACAAGGCCAGTCACGCTTTTGGAAACCGCCGGACAAAAAGGACGGAAACCATGTTTGGTGAAGGTGGTACGGCTTATGTGTACCTCTGTTATGGAATACATCATTTATTCAATGTGGTGACAAACCAAAAGGATATCCCCCATGCTGTTCTGATAAGGGCGTTGAGACCGGTGGATGGAAAGGAGGTGATCCGTGAGCGAAGGAATGGAATGAAAGATGAAAAGAAATGGTGTGCAGGTCCTGGAACACTATCTCAGTCCCTCGGTATTCGCACCGAACATGATGGTATGAATTTGTCGGGTACTTCCATTTGGCTTGAAGACCGGGGTGTGCAGGTATCTTCAGGAGATATCCTGAGTGGTCCACGTGTTGGTGTCGATTATGCAGGGGAT
- a CDS encoding RecQ family ATP-dependent DNA helicase, whose amino-acid sequence MNLTQILTRYWGYDKFRPLQEEVIQSVMAGKDTFALMPTGGGKSVCYQVPALASDGICIVVSPLIALMKDQVEALKKKGIEARALFSGMSYREMDITLDNCVYGRIKLLYLSPERLASDLVKARVAKMKVNLLAVDEAHCISQWGYDFRPAYRNIASLRELIPNTPVLAVTATATQPVIEDILKQLRFSGSQIFRKSFHRENLAYEVREEEDKQGRLLKLCREWKGSGIVYVRTRRRTKEMATLLSRSGIVSDHYHGGLTQAERRQKQDAWMKGQVRVIVCTNAFGMGIDKSNVRFVVHMDIPDSMEAYVQEAGRAGRDEEPARAIIFHNAHDRLEMLERVKASYPPFSEIKVVYQALGNYFQLPVGSGLETSFDFDLGDFSQRFSLKVDLVFHAMQVLERAGYITMVESIYLPSRILFKVDQKGLYAYQVAHQQMDAFIKLLLRSYPGLFDQPVPVREEELARRMNSSVANVVALLQRLVKEDVIEYFPRKESPQVFYNLARLDEKNLVIAPEFLKQRRDQAMERAEYMVFYLTSKTRCRSQMILAYFGEKETQRCGVCDICQDRNDLGLNELEFERVSEMVKEILTGENMALNELVEKVEGPGDDHVIKVLQWLMDHGKIRLNQENKLQWVS is encoded by the coding sequence GTGAACCTGACACAGATCCTGACCCGTTATTGGGGCTATGATAAATTCCGGCCGTTACAGGAAGAAGTGATTCAATCTGTAATGGCAGGCAAGGATACGTTTGCCCTTATGCCCACCGGTGGCGGCAAGTCGGTGTGTTACCAGGTACCTGCATTGGCCTCTGACGGGATTTGTATTGTGGTCTCACCGCTGATCGCCCTTATGAAAGATCAGGTGGAAGCACTGAAGAAAAAGGGTATCGAAGCCCGCGCTCTTTTTTCCGGCATGAGCTACCGCGAGATGGATATTACCCTGGACAATTGCGTGTATGGCAGGATCAAGCTTTTGTACTTGTCTCCCGAGCGACTGGCTTCTGATCTGGTGAAGGCGCGTGTTGCCAAAATGAAGGTGAATTTACTGGCTGTGGATGAGGCGCACTGTATTTCCCAATGGGGCTACGACTTCCGTCCTGCATACCGCAACATTGCGTCTTTAAGGGAATTGATTCCGAATACACCGGTTTTGGCTGTGACTGCGACGGCCACCCAACCTGTCATAGAAGATATACTGAAACAATTGCGATTCTCCGGAAGTCAGATCTTCAGAAAAAGTTTTCACCGCGAAAATCTGGCGTATGAAGTCCGGGAAGAAGAGGACAAGCAAGGACGTCTTTTAAAACTATGCCGTGAATGGAAAGGCAGTGGCATTGTATATGTCCGAACCCGACGGCGTACAAAAGAGATGGCCACATTGCTGTCGCGGTCGGGAATTGTTTCAGATCACTACCATGGTGGATTGACACAAGCAGAGCGCCGGCAAAAACAGGATGCATGGATGAAAGGTCAGGTGCGTGTAATTGTTTGCACCAATGCATTCGGGATGGGGATAGACAAATCGAATGTGCGCTTTGTGGTGCACATGGATATACCCGATAGCATGGAAGCCTATGTACAGGAAGCCGGACGTGCAGGGCGTGACGAGGAACCAGCAAGAGCAATCATCTTTCATAACGCTCATGACCGCCTAGAAATGCTGGAGCGGGTGAAGGCATCCTACCCTCCTTTCTCGGAGATAAAAGTGGTTTATCAAGCCCTTGGAAATTATTTCCAGTTGCCTGTCGGAAGCGGGCTGGAAACATCATTTGACTTCGACCTTGGGGATTTTTCACAACGGTTTTCCCTGAAGGTAGATTTGGTTTTTCATGCCATGCAGGTCCTGGAACGTGCCGGTTATATCACGATGGTCGAAAGTATTTATCTTCCGTCACGGATCTTATTTAAAGTAGATCAGAAAGGCCTGTATGCTTATCAGGTGGCCCATCAACAGATGGATGCATTCATTAAGTTGCTTCTCCGCTCCTACCCCGGATTATTTGATCAGCCTGTACCGGTAAGGGAAGAAGAGCTGGCCCGGCGGATGAATTCTTCCGTAGCCAATGTGGTGGCTTTATTGCAACGTTTGGTGAAGGAGGATGTGATCGAGTACTTCCCCCGAAAAGAATCCCCGCAGGTCTTTTATAACCTTGCAAGACTGGATGAGAAAAACCTGGTGATCGCACCGGAGTTTTTGAAGCAACGGCGGGATCAGGCCATGGAGCGCGCAGAATATATGGTGTTTTATCTGACATCCAAAACACGATGCAGGTCGCAAATGATCCTTGCGTATTTCGGGGAGAAGGAAACACAACGTTGCGGGGTATGTGATATCTGTCAGGATAGAAATGACCTCGGGTTGAACGAACTTGAATTCGAGCGGGTATCGGAAATGGTAAAAGAGATCCTGACCGGAGAGAACATGGCGTTGAACGAGCTTGTTGAGAAAGTTGAAGGTCCCGGAGATGATCATGTGATCAAGGTGCTCCAATGGTTAATGGACCATGGTAAGATCAGGTTGAATCAAGAGAACAAGCTACAATGGGTATCGTAA
- a CDS encoding divalent metal cation transporter codes for MQARLQGFFKTFGPGLIFASTAIGVSHLVQSTRAGANYGMAMIYIVTLTNILKYPFFEYGSRYANATGRSLIDGYRQLGKGMLWLYFLITIGSLFFVCGAVGAVTAGFMDNLFGISARVPNGGVITTFALFAICILMLLIGKYRILDSMMKIIGVVMVLSTLVAYLLSLAKGPSPVVEGFVPPEHWEVGFMIALMGWMPTAVDMSTWNSLWTIARIEQSGYKPTLRQTLLDFNIGYIVTSVLAIFFVTLGAYMLYGTGKVMPEGSAGFAHAVVSLYTETMGHWTYIIIAASAFSIMFGTSLAVFDGYARSLERTTELLFLSESKAEQALKNRSFYIGCLLVIGIGSFLVITFFGSSMKKLVDFATTMSFLIAPVIAVANYILVAKRIPTEARPKTAMHVLSWMGILSLTAFSIYFLIYG; via the coding sequence GGTGCCAATTACGGGATGGCGATGATCTATATCGTTACCCTCACCAATATTCTCAAATACCCGTTTTTCGAATACGGTTCCCGGTACGCCAATGCAACCGGCCGTAGCCTCATCGATGGTTACCGCCAGCTGGGCAAAGGCATGTTGTGGCTGTATTTCCTGATCACCATCGGTTCACTATTCTTTGTGTGTGGTGCTGTGGGTGCGGTAACGGCAGGTTTTATGGACAACCTGTTCGGTATCAGTGCCAGGGTCCCCAATGGAGGTGTGATTACCACCTTTGCTTTGTTTGCCATTTGTATTCTGATGTTGCTGATCGGAAAGTACAGGATATTGGACAGCATGATGAAGATCATCGGTGTGGTCATGGTCCTTTCAACGCTGGTGGCATACCTGCTTTCTCTGGCTAAGGGCCCGTCCCCTGTGGTCGAAGGGTTTGTGCCACCTGAACATTGGGAGGTCGGATTCATGATCGCCCTCATGGGGTGGATGCCAACGGCCGTGGATATGTCTACCTGGAACAGTTTGTGGACCATCGCCCGCATCGAACAAAGCGGTTATAAACCCACCCTGCGACAAACGTTGCTGGATTTTAATATCGGTTATATCGTTACATCGGTTCTGGCCATTTTCTTTGTGACACTCGGTGCTTATATGCTGTACGGGACAGGAAAGGTCATGCCAGAAGGCAGTGCGGGTTTCGCCCATGCCGTGGTGTCTTTGTACACGGAAACCATGGGGCACTGGACCTATATTATTATTGCAGCATCCGCTTTTTCCATCATGTTCGGGACATCGCTCGCTGTGTTCGACGGGTATGCGCGTTCCCTGGAACGAACCACCGAACTGTTATTCCTTTCCGAATCAAAAGCCGAGCAAGCATTAAAAAACCGTTCCTTTTATATAGGTTGTCTTTTGGTGATCGGCATCGGTTCATTTTTGGTGATCACATTCTTTGGAAGTTCCATGAAGAAATTGGTGGATTTTGCCACCACCATGTCCTTCCTTATTGCGCCGGTGATTGCCGTGGCCAATTATATTCTTGTAGCGAAACGGATACCCACGGAAGCCAGACCCAAAACCGCCATGCACGTACTCAGCTGGATGGGCATCCTGTCCCTCACCGCCTTCTCCATCTACTTTCTTATTTACGGTTAA